The Vicia villosa cultivar HV-30 ecotype Madison, WI linkage group LG1, Vvil1.0, whole genome shotgun sequence genome includes a region encoding these proteins:
- the LOC131637849 gene encoding probable aspartyl protease At4g16563, with protein sequence MSSSSSSPMLLLLLLITLFFSHSSSQMLLLPLTHSLSKTQQFNTTHHLLKYITTRSISRFHHHQLSLGSDYTLSFNIGPHSQPITLYMDTGSDLVWFPCTPFNCILCELKPNPYSSSAPTNISHSTPVSCSSKACCAAHSSISSSDLCAMARCPLDYIETKDCGSFHCPPFYYAYGDGSLIARLYRDTLSLSSLQLRNFTFGCAQTTFSEPTGVAGFGRGLLSLPSQLAKHSPQLGNRFSYCLVSHSFHPERVRKPSPLILGRYDDEKQKNIGGGGGGEVVEFVYTSMLENPKHPYFYCVGLKGISVGKKTVPAPGNLRRVNKRGDGGVVVDSGTTFTMLPAGFYNSVVAEFNRSVMRVHRRAREVEMKTGLSPCYHLNAAADVPAMELRFVGVNSSVVLPRKNYFYEFLDGGDGLKKERRVGCLMLMNGGDEFEVSGGPGAILGNYQQQGFEVEYDLEKKRVGFARRKCASLWDRLNRDKN encoded by the coding sequence ATGTCTTCTAGTTCTAGTTCTCCCATgttgctcctcctcctcctcattaCACTCTTCTTTTCACATTCTTCATCTCAAATGCTACTATTACCCTTAACACACTCACTTTCCAAAACACAACAATTCAACACCACCCACCACCTCCTCAAATACATCACCACTCGTTCCATATCACGCTTCCACCACCATCAACTCTCTCTAGGATCCGACTACACTCTCTCTTTCAACATTGGCCCTCACTCTCAACCCATCACTCTCTACATGGACACCGGAAGCGACCTTGTTTGGTTTCCATGCACCCCTTTTAACTGCATACTCTGTGAACTCAAACCCAACCCTTATTCTTCATCTGCCCCCACCAACATCTCCCATAGCACCCCCGTTTCATGCAGCTCCAAAGCATGCTGTGCAGCACACAGTTCCATTTCTTCCTCCGATCTCTGCGCAATGGCTCGTTGCCCTTTAGATTACATTGAAACCAAAGACTGTGGTTCCTTTCACTGTCCTCCGTTTTACTATGCATACGGCGACGGAAGCTTGATCGCTCGTCTCTATCGTGACACACTTTCTCTTTCTTCGCTGCAACTTCGAAACTTCACATTCGGTTGTGCTCAAACCACGTTTTCAGAACCCACCGGCGTTGCTGGGTTTGGACGTGGCTTACTCTCTCTCCCATCTCAGTTAGCTAAGCACTCTCCTCAGCTTGGAAACCGTTTCTCTTATTGTTTggtttctcattcttttcatccCGAACGAGTTCGAAAACCGAGTCCACTCATATTGGGTCGTTACGACGATGAAAAACAGAAGAAtattggtggtggtggtggtggtgaagtTGTTGAGTTTGTGTATACTTCAATGCTTGAGAATCCTAAGCATCCTTATTTTTACTGTGTTGGTTTGAAAGGAATTTCCGTCGGGAAAAAGACCGTTCCGGCGCCGGGGAATTTGCGGAGGGTGAATAAGAGAGGTGACGGCGGTGTAGTTGTGGATTCCGGTACAACGTTTACGATGTTACCGGCGGGGTTTTATAACTCGGTGGTGGCGGAGTTTAACCGGAGTGTCATGCGAGTTCACCGGAGGGCTCGTGAAGTTGAGATGAAAACGGGGCTTTCGCCGTGTTATCATTTGAACGCGGCGGCGGATGTGCCGGCGATGGAACTGCGTTTTGTTGGGGTGAATTCAAGTGTGGTGCTGCCTAGGAAGAATTACTTTTATGAGTTTTTGGACGGTGGAGATGGGTTGAAGAAGGAGAGGAGAGTGGGTTGTTTGATGTTGATGAACGGTGGAGATGAATTTGAAGTGAGTGGTGGGCCCGGGGCGATCCTTGGGAATTATCAACAGCAGGGATTTGAAGTTGAGTATGATCTTGAAAAGAAGCGCGTTGGTTTTGCTAGGAGAAAGTGCGCGTCGCTTTGGGATCGTCTCAATCGTGACAAAAACTAG